In Nitrospirota bacterium, the genomic window CGTGTTCATGGCACTTAAGGGTTTCTTTTGAGACCATGCCTTGCGTAAGGAGATTTCCAAATGGCTCGCTCTGGGCTGTCAGTCCAATGTCCCTTATGACCCTCATAAAGAACCTCGAATAAAGAAGATGTAAGACTGCATGCTCGACTCCTCCGACATACTGGTCAACAGGCATCCATTTATGTGCCTCTGAATGAGGGTCTTTTAAGAGACCCTGAAGGTCTATATCTCCTTTTGGAAGACAGTATCTTAGGAAATACCATGATGAGTCAACGAATGTATCCATAGTATCTGTTTCTCTTTTAGCAAGCCCTTTGCATAAAGGGCAGGGAACATTTATGAAGTCCTCAAGCTCAAGAAGTGGACTGCCACCTTTTCCTGTAAACCTTACACTTTCAGGAAGTATTACTGGAAGGTCTGCTTCAGGCACAGGCACAATACCGCATTTTGAGCAGTAAAGCACAGGTATTGGTGTTCCCCAGTATCTTTGCCTTGAGATGCCCCAGTCCCTGAGCTTATAGTTTACAACCTTTTTACCAACTCCCTCCTGCTTCAAATAATCAGCTATCTCCTGCCTTGCCATTTCAGAATAGATACCGCTAAACCTTCCTGAATCAATGAGTATGCCTTCTCCCTCATATGCTGAGTCAAAGACTTTTTCCTGACTCTCGGGCACAATAACGGTTCTTATTGGAAGTCCATATTTTTTTGCAAACTCAAAATCCCTCTGGTCATGAGAAGGCACAGACATTATGGCTCCTGTCCCATATTCCATAAGCACGAAACTTGCGATATAAATAGGAAGCCTCTCCCCATTTACAGGGTTAACTGCATAGTGACTTGTAAAAAGTCCTGTTTTTTCGTCCATCCTTCCATAATGCTCCTTTAGTTTTTCGAGCTTGATAGTGTCAGGAAGAAGTTTTTCGGACAAAGGATGGTTTGGTGCAAGGCAGAGGAATGTTGCGCCCCAAAGCGTATCGGGCCTTGTTGTGAAGACTCTTATCTTTTCATTCATACCTTCGATGGGAAAATCGGCCTCTATGCCTTCGCTTTTTCCGAGCCAGTTTTTCTGCATAAGGACAACGCTTTGAGGCCAGCCCTTGAGGTCGTCGCATGCTTTATGAAGCTCTTCTTCGTAATGGGTTATATTCAAAAACCACTGCTCTAATTCTTTCTGCTCTACTTCGCTATCGCATCTCCAGCACCTTCCTTCTATGACCTGCTCATTAGCAAGCACAGTGGCACATGACGGACAGAAATTAACAAAAGACGATTTCTTATATGCAAGCCCCATCTTGAGCATCTTGAGGAAAAACCACTGGTTCCACCTATAGTATTCAGGACTACATGTAGTTACTTCTCTTTGCCAGTCATAGCTTAGTCCCATGCGGATGAGCTGTTTCTTCATATAGCTTATGTTTTCGTATGTCCATGTAGCAGGGTGTATGCCTTCTTTTATTGCGGCATTTTCAGCAGGCAGTCCAAATGCATCCCATCCCATTGGATGTAGCACATTGAAGCCCTGCATCCTTTTGTATCGGGCAATAACATCTCCGATTGCATAGTTTCTTACATGTCCCATATGAATCCTGCCGGATGGATAGGGGAACATCTCAAGACAGTAAAACTTCCTGTCATTAGGCGGATTTGTGCCGAAGATGTCCTTTTCAGCCCAGTAGCTCTGCCACTTAAGCTCTATTTCTTCTGGGATATATTTTTCTTTCATTCAACAGGCTTTCAGGGTAAAGCCCTTAATCTCCTCAAGCTTTCCTATAGCCCTTCCCGAGTCAATCGCCTCTTCTGCTATCATAACGGCATCCTTAAACGAATCAGTCATGCCTGCGACAACCAGAGACGAAGAGGAGTTCATAAGCACAATATCCCTTTTAGGACCTTTTTCGCCTTTGAGGATTGAAAGTGTTATCTTTGCGTTTTCATCCTTTGTGCCACCTGAAATCTCTTTAAGCTCAGCCCTTTGAAGCCCAAAGTCCTCGGGGGAAAGCACAAAGTTATCTATTTTTCTGCCTGAGGAAAGCCTCGATACCATTGTGCCATTTGAGATTGTTATCTCATCGAGGCCGTCTTCGCCGTGGACAACCATTACATCTTCTGCACCTAAGTTTTGAAGGACACGGCAGAGGGTCTCTGTAAGTTTGTCCGAGAAAACACCAAGTATCTGTTTTTTTGCACCTGCAGGGTTTGTGATGGGTCCAAGGATATTAAATATGGTCCTTATACCCATCTCCCGTCTTGGGCCAATTGCATACTTCATTGCAGGGTGAAAAAGAGGTGCAAAAAGGAATCCAAAGCCTGTCTGAAAGAGGCATTCCTCTACCTTCTCAGGAGGGAGGTCTATCTTGACTCCTAATGCCTCAAGCACATCTGCGCTTCCTGCTTGAGAAGACACAGAGCGGTTTCCATGCTTTGCAACAGGCACACCGCATGCAGAGACAACAATGGCAGTGGTTGTGGATATATTGAATGTTCCTGCCATGTCTCCGCCTGTTCCGCAGGTGTCAAGTGTGCCTCGAGGTGACTTGATAGATGCGGCTTTCTGCCTCATAACCTTAGCCGCACCTGTTATCTCATCCACTGTCTCGCCCTTAATCCTGAGTGCAGTAAGGAATGAGGCTATCTGTGCATCGGTTGCCCTACCTTCCATTAGCTCAGTCATGCACTCAGCCATCTCGAACTCAGAGAGGTTTATATCGCTTACAAGGATGCTGATTGCCTCCTTTATCATATCTACCTCCTTAATTTCAAAAAGTTTCTTAGATTTTCCATAGCATCCTTATTAGTCCTCAATCAAAACCACATCCTCAAGTCCTCTGAAGTGGGTATCGCTGGTTATCACCTTGCAACCCTTTTCCAGTGAGGTTGCATATACGATGGCATCAGCCATAGGCAGTAAGTGCTTCAAGCTTAAATCTGCTGATGTAAGTGCTATGCTTTCACTTAAAGGAACAATCGTTGTCTTCCACATTGAAGATACTGCAAGGATGGCATCAGCTTCGGTGCGCTCTTTTTTTATCTTCTTATAGACCTCATAAAGGATAATCGTTGGGGTTATTATCTTAGTTGGGTCCTTAAGATATCTTGAGTATTCGCTACAAAGGGGACCATCTGTAAAGAATTCAATCCAGCCGGAAGAGTCCACAAGATACATTATCTGTCTTTGTCCTCTCTTATGTCCCCTCTGTCCATTCCCTTTAGAAATCCCTTGAATGAAGTAGCAGGCTTCTCAGGAATGAAATAGATTACCCCGCCTTTTGTGATGACAGTCATCCTCTGACCCTTTTTTAAATTGAGTTTCTCCCTTATATCTTTTGGTATCACTACCTGAAATTTCGGTGATACGGTAGTAGTCGGCATTTTATCCCTCCTTATAGCATCGATACAAAAATTGTAAAACAAATACATGGGACTGTCAACACCTATTACCTCCACTTGTCCCCTGTTTTTTAAGACAGCTCCTTTTCAAGATGTAATAGACGGTTAAGCATCCTATCCCTTTCTACTCAATCTTAGAAAATTCCTCAATATATCCTTACCCACCCTTGTAAGGATTGACTCAGGATGAAACTGAACACCCTCTATCAGAAACTCCCTGTGTCTTACACCCATTATCTCACCCATATCTGTCCATGCACTTATCTCAAGGCACTTAGGGAGCGTCTTTTTCTCTATAAGAAGGGAATGATACCTCGTTGCCTCAAAGGGATTTACTATCCCCTTAAAAATGGTTTTTCCATCATGATAAATCATGGATGTCTTTCCATGCATGAGTCTTTCTGCCCTTATGATTTTTCCTCCAAATGCAGAACCTATTGACTGATGTCCAAGGCACACGCCCAATATTGGAATCCTGCCTGCAAAGTGCCTTATTAAATCAACGGAGATTCCTGCCTCATTCGGAGTGCAAGGGCCAGGGGATATTACAATCCTCATGGGCTTGAGCCTTTCAATCTCAGGTATGGTTATCTTGTCATTCCTGAATACCCTTATGTCCTCGCCCAGCTCTCCCAAATACTGAACGAGGTTATAAGTAAAGGAATCGTAATTGTCAATCATCAATAGCATATTAGTCTTAGCTCGCCTCCTCTGCCATTTCAACTGCCTTCATCATCCCTTTGGCTTTATTGACAGTCTCCATGTACTCAAGCTCAGGCTTTGAGTCTGCCACTATGCCTGCACCTGCCTGCACATATATCATGTTGTTTTTCTTAATGAGTGTTCTTATGGTGATACATGTATCCATATTGCCTGTATAGCCGAAATACCCGACTGCACCTGAATACAACCCTCTTCTTAAAGGCTCAAGCTCCTCGATTATTTCCATTGCCCGAATCTTTGGAGCACCAGTGACTGTGCCTGCAGGGAAAGAGGCATTGAGGACATCGAATGAATCGAGCCCATCTTTTAGGATGCCCTCTACATTTGACACCATATGCATTACATGGCTATACCTTTCCACAGCCATAAGCTCTGTGACCTTTACAGAGCCTGTCTTTGCAACCCTTCCCACATCGTTTCTTCCTAAGTCAACGAGCATTATGTGCTCTGCCTTTTCTTTTAAGTCATCTTTTAGTTGTTTTTCGAGGGCTATGTCTTGTTCCTCTTTGTCACCCCTTCTTCTTGTGCCTGCTATTGGTCTTAAGGTAATCTTTCTGCCTTCAAGCCTGACGAGGATTTCAGGGGAGGAGCCAATCATCTCACAGTCCCCTGTATCTAAGTAATACATATAGGGAGAGGGGTTTATCACCCTCAGTGCCCTGTAGATGGAGAATGCATCGATATGGCAGGGCTTCTGAAACCTCTGTGATAAGACCACTTGAACGACATCTCCGTTAGAGATATAATCCTTTGCCTTCATAACTGCTGATTTGAATGCCTCCTTTCCCCCAAATGAGGAGACGAACGAATCGCCCCCTTTAGTGCCTTCTCCTGACCTGAACTCAAGGACATCTGGGGGCAATGGCTTTTTCAGTTTCTTTACTATGTTATTAATCTTTTCTCTTGCAGTTTTATAAGCAATTTCTGGGTCTTTGCCTTTTGTAGGCACAGTGGATAAAACCTTTATCGTTTGTCTTAGGCTGTCAAATATAAGCATTGTATCTGTGAGCATGAAAAACATATCAGGCAGTTCTATGTCTTTTCTTTTCATGTCAGGAAGTTTTTCCATGAATCTGACCATGTCGTAGCTCAGATACCCGACAAGACCGCCTGAGAACCTCGGAAGACCTGCTACCTTTAGTGCCTTGTAATTTTTCATTGTTTGTCTCAGGAAATCTATAGGGTCTTTGACCTCAAGAGAGTGTGTTTTTCCTTTCTCTATTATCTCAACCTGTGTTCCTGTTGCCTTTATGACCTTTGAGGGGTTTAGACCTAAAAAAGAATACCTTGCCCATTTCTCTCCGCCAACAACGCTTTCAAGTAGAAACGAGGGGCAGTCTCTTAGCTTCAAGAATGCAGAGACAGGGGTATCGGTGTCTCCTGATATTTCCCTGTAAACAGGGATGAGCCTGCCTTTTGCCGAAAGGGCAATATTTTTAAAGTCTTCTATGTCAGGGTATATCATGTTGACAAAGCACCTGATTATTAACTATATTTATTTATTATAACCGATTGTCCTTATTAATTTTTAATATGCGGGTGTAGCTCAGTTGGTAGAGCACAACCTTGCCAAGGTTGGGGTCGCGGGTTCAAGTCCCGTCGCCCGCTTTGAAGCCAAGAAAAATCTTACGATTTTTCTTAGAAAATAAATATTAAAGAGGTCTCCAAAAAGTCATAGACTTTTTGGAGCTATATGGCGGCGTACCCAAGTGGCTAAGGGAGAGGTCTGCAAAACCTCGATGCATCGGTTCAAATCCGATCGCCGCCTCTTTAACTATCTCGTTAAAATATACCCTGCGCCTGCCTCTGTCCACTCTGAAGGCTCAATCTGATTAAGCCTTCTTACGAGGTCGCTTATCATGCCTGTGGATTTTGCATCATAGACTTTAAACATTCCTTCCTGAAATCCTAATGAAACAAGCTCTTCTTTTTTCTTTGTGGCTATGACCTTAATCCATTCTTCAGCAGTATTTTCCCTGTATTCAGGAAGAAAAAGTGCCTTCAGTCTTATCGAACTTTTTAGAGGCGGAAACTCGTATGGCTCCCCTGCCTTTATGAAATTTTCCCGATTCACAGAATTCGGCAAAAGCACTGTTACAGAGCCATCTACTGCAACTGAGAATATATAAACATAACAATCCGAGCTTGCCTGATAGAAGAGCTTTACCTCCTCGCCTTCTTTTAGCTCTGTCTTTGAAAGCGAGAGTTTTATGGAAATCCCCTCACCTTTTTCAGGATAAACAGGTATGATGAGTGCCTTTAAACTGACCTTGTAGAGGAATCTGTCTTTTTCATCCCAGCCCTCTTTTATAATTTCAATTTTATCTATTTTACCCCTCACACTTGCATATATGAGGTCTTCCTTAAGCTGACTGTTTGACACAAGGGTATGTGACCTTATGAATGTGCCGACTGCCTCTTCAATTGCCTTTCTCTGGGCGTCCTTTTTTGCACGCTCTTTTACCTCTTTTGGGGTGTCAAGCTCACCCATGTAGGCTTCGCCCTCTGCAGTAACCCAGATAGGTGCAGAAGAGGCAAAGACACTTGACGCAAATAAGAAAGCGCCGATGATTAGTGTCATTGCGAGTCCTGATGCTTCGGGGCGAAGCAATCTATTGCTTTGGGTATGCTTCATCACTTTCTCAGGTTAAACCTTCCTCTCAGTTTCTCTATCTCCGGGCTTATGCTCGGAGACTGCTGAACATTAAGCTCCTTTGCCTCGTTTTCAACCAAAGGCTTTATATATTCATAAATCTCAGCAAGGCTCTTTTTGCCCTCTTTTAGTGCTTTAAGAAAATAATATGTGAATACCCCATGACCTCTTTCAGGATTAGATGTGCTTATATCAGTTCCCTGTGTTGAGGTCAAAACTGCCATGTTTTGAGGTAATATTAAACCCTCTACTGTCATCACCAATGGTCTTGCTCCTTTTGCTAAAACACTTCTTCCACCTGAGCCTGAAAAACAGGAATCCAAGACAACTACTACCTCAGCTACCTGCAATTTGCCCAGATTATCATAAAGCCTTTTTAATGGATACCCTGTAAGCTCAAGGTAATTAGGGTCTCCATCATATGGGACAAGATATGCATCACCTGTTTTTGGCTCTGGTGCACCATGTCCTGAGTAATAGACAAAAACACGACTTTCAGGCTTTGCCTTATTTTTTAGCCATCCCTCAATGGATTTTTCAATGCCTGATTTCGTTGCATCAGTGTTTGTTACAAATTGTATATTTCTTTCAGCAAAGCCCAATGCCTTAAGATATGCCTTCATTAATTTTGCATCATCATATGAGTAATCTGATTTTGGGACATTCTTGTACTGCTCTATGCCGATTACAACAGCAATATCCATTGGGCTTACTACCTGCTCTGCGGTATTAAGGACCTGGACCGCATCTATACCCTCAGAAGCCACAGGTGTAAAAAGTGGTGTCTCTTTAGCCTCCACTTTCACGACCTTTATTTCAGGAGCCTCCTTATTAAGGGCAAGCTTTATGTCAGGTCTCAGGGAAAACCTCTTTCGCTCCTCATCTATACTGAATGAGACAGGCAGGGTTTCAGCGCCGCTATATCTCTGTGTAACCGCTATGCTGAAAACAGCCTTCTTTGACTCGCCCGGATTAAGTATGCCGAGGACTACCTTATTGTCACCGAATACCTTGACATTGGGGTCCCCTGACTCTATTGTAACTACCACACCTCTT contains:
- a CDS encoding AbrB/MazE/SpoVT family DNA-binding domain-containing protein — protein: MPTTTVSPKFQVVIPKDIREKLNLKKGQRMTVITKGGVIYFIPEKPATSFKGFLKGMDRGDIREDKDR
- the pabA gene encoding aminodeoxychorismate/anthranilate synthase component II, yielding MLLMIDNYDSFTYNLVQYLGELGEDIRVFRNDKITIPEIERLKPMRIVISPGPCTPNEAGISVDLIRHFAGRIPILGVCLGHQSIGSAFGGKIIRAERLMHGKTSMIYHDGKTIFKGIVNPFEATRYHSLLIEKKTLPKCLEISAWTDMGEIMGVRHREFLIEGVQFHPESILTRVGKDILRNFLRLSRKG
- the trpE gene encoding anthranilate synthase component I, producing MIYPDIEDFKNIALSAKGRLIPVYREISGDTDTPVSAFLKLRDCPSFLLESVVGGEKWARYSFLGLNPSKVIKATGTQVEIIEKGKTHSLEVKDPIDFLRQTMKNYKALKVAGLPRFSGGLVGYLSYDMVRFMEKLPDMKRKDIELPDMFFMLTDTMLIFDSLRQTIKVLSTVPTKGKDPEIAYKTAREKINNIVKKLKKPLPPDVLEFRSGEGTKGGDSFVSSFGGKEAFKSAVMKAKDYISNGDVVQVVLSQRFQKPCHIDAFSIYRALRVINPSPYMYYLDTGDCEMIGSSPEILVRLEGRKITLRPIAGTRRRGDKEEQDIALEKQLKDDLKEKAEHIMLVDLGRNDVGRVAKTGSVKVTELMAVERYSHVMHMVSNVEGILKDGLDSFDVLNASFPAGTVTGAPKIRAMEIIEELEPLRRGLYSGAVGYFGYTGNMDTCITIRTLIKKNNMIYVQAGAGIVADSKPELEYMETVNKAKGMMKAVEMAEEAS
- a CDS encoding DUF4384 domain-containing protein; this translates as MKHTQSNRLLRPEASGLAMTLIIGAFLFASSVFASSAPIWVTAEGEAYMGELDTPKEVKERAKKDAQRKAIEEAVGTFIRSHTLVSNSQLKEDLIYASVRGKIDKIEIIKEGWDEKDRFLYKVSLKALIIPVYPEKGEGISIKLSLSKTELKEGEEVKLFYQASSDCYVYIFSVAVDGSVTVLLPNSVNRENFIKAGEPYEFPPLKSSIRLKALFLPEYRENTAEEWIKVIATKKKEELVSLGFQEGMFKVYDAKSTGMISDLVRRLNQIEPSEWTEAGAGYILTR
- a CDS encoding ankyrin repeat domain-containing protein, translating into MKKVFSLMSFRTCFGISIVLTLALLISALFIPLTIYADINDDLRRAAEKGDINKVKSLLQHGADVNAKDNNGNTALMYAAVGGHTEIVQTLLNKGANVNAKNNFGNTALIYAVKNGRTEIVSLLGYAMEGKYIAQQKTPPPQKAPPVIDIVSLTFSEPSGNNILDAEEKGTIFIKAKNTGKGTAFDVHIRLIPNESVKGMSFAKETSIGNINPNEEKTVSIDISADEALLTKDVSLKATLIESGGFDSQPVILSFKTSQLIPPVLQLAKLNIEDSEGRRVITKGKETNITLTVQNAGMGIARGVVVTIESGDPNVKVFGDNKVVLGILNPGESKKAVFSIAVTQRYSGAETLPVSFSIDEERKRFSLRPDIKLALNKEAPEIKVVKVEAKETPLFTPVASEGIDAVQVLNTAEQVVSPMDIAVVIGIEQYKNVPKSDYSYDDAKLMKAYLKALGFAERNIQFVTNTDATKSGIEKSIEGWLKNKAKPESRVFVYYSGHGAPEPKTGDAYLVPYDGDPNYLELTGYPLKRLYDNLGKLQVAEVVVVLDSCFSGSGGRSVLAKGARPLVMTVEGLILPQNMAVLTSTQGTDISTSNPERGHGVFTYYFLKALKEGKKSLAEIYEYIKPLVENEAKELNVQQSPSISPEIEKLRGRFNLRK
- a CDS encoding leucine--tRNA ligase, producing MKEKYIPEEIELKWQSYWAEKDIFGTNPPNDRKFYCLEMFPYPSGRIHMGHVRNYAIGDVIARYKRMQGFNVLHPMGWDAFGLPAENAAIKEGIHPATWTYENISYMKKQLIRMGLSYDWQREVTTCSPEYYRWNQWFFLKMLKMGLAYKKSSFVNFCPSCATVLANEQVIEGRCWRCDSEVEQKELEQWFLNITHYEEELHKACDDLKGWPQSVVLMQKNWLGKSEGIEADFPIEGMNEKIRVFTTRPDTLWGATFLCLAPNHPLSEKLLPDTIKLEKLKEHYGRMDEKTGLFTSHYAVNPVNGERLPIYIASFVLMEYGTGAIMSVPSHDQRDFEFAKKYGLPIRTVIVPESQEKVFDSAYEGEGILIDSGRFSGIYSEMARQEIADYLKQEGVGKKVVNYKLRDWGISRQRYWGTPIPVLYCSKCGIVPVPEADLPVILPESVRFTGKGGSPLLELEDFINVPCPLCKGLAKRETDTMDTFVDSSWYFLRYCLPKGDIDLQGLLKDPHSEAHKWMPVDQYVGGVEHAVLHLLYSRFFMRVIRDIGLTAQSEPFGNLLTQGMVSKETLKCHEHGWLSPDEIKDCRCIKCGNEIELGRVEKMSKSKKNVIDPDHLIGKYGADTTRLFTLFAAPPEKDLEWSDKGVEGAYRFLGRLYLTVYKYKDRLKEGTVSETHPLYKKTHQSIKRVTNDIERQFHFNTAISALMEQLNEINSFEPASEEDYLALRFAIEKLLVLLSPFAPHIAEELWSAIGKSPSILDEKWPSWDDVAAKEEEIELVIQIGGKVRAKLITPHGKSDEELKDIALNEPKIKEILKDKPPKKVFVVKGKLVNIVV
- the trpD gene encoding anthranilate phosphoribosyltransferase codes for the protein MIKEAISILVSDINLSEFEMAECMTELMEGRATDAQIASFLTALRIKGETVDEITGAAKVMRQKAASIKSPRGTLDTCGTGGDMAGTFNISTTTAIVVSACGVPVAKHGNRSVSSQAGSADVLEALGVKIDLPPEKVEECLFQTGFGFLFAPLFHPAMKYAIGPRREMGIRTIFNILGPITNPAGAKKQILGVFSDKLTETLCRVLQNLGAEDVMVVHGEDGLDEITISNGTMVSRLSSGRKIDNFVLSPEDFGLQRAELKEISGGTKDENAKITLSILKGEKGPKRDIVLMNSSSSLVVAGMTDSFKDAVMIAEEAIDSGRAIGKLEEIKGFTLKAC
- a CDS encoding type II toxin-antitoxin system VapC family toxin; protein product: MYLVDSSGWIEFFTDGPLCSEYSRYLKDPTKIITPTIILYEVYKKIKKERTEADAILAVSSMWKTTIVPLSESIALTSADLSLKHLLPMADAIVYATSLEKGCKVITSDTHFRGLEDVVLIED